The window ATGGCACTCAAACTTTCCATTATGCTGCCCACTAAAATCTACAGCCaaaccagagaaaaaaaaagaccatttcAAGTCGAATAGGGACTTTAAAACAACTCTAAACGTGTTATTCTTATACCAATatcctttaaataaataattttctagACAATAATAGAATTATAAATGGTAAAAAGGCCAcaacgattaaaaaaaaaaccctgtcatACTGTCCACAGAGACATTTAATTCATCATCTCATTCATTCCTTTTGTATAGACCTAAGCAAATTGCCGTGCGCTACAGTGGCCGTTGGGCTACATTTAGGGCTGATCTGAGATCAGTTTTAATCAAGAACGTCTGGGCCAAACCCATTAATCTGAACTCTTTGATCTGATCCTGGAACTGCTTGGAAAGAAACCTGCTACGTCACCCCTTCTGCACATGACAGTGaagtttatcattttaatgtggCGCACGTGACCAgccttttatataaaaacacgcATAACTGTGTATCAATATAGCAGtcgaaattatattttatttatctagaTCACTTTCgcattattttgtgttgttaaatattttaagtgatATAAAAAAGGCTTACCTGAATCGCGGGGAGTCTTTTAGGCATTCTTCAAAATCCAGTTTGACAGTCATGTTGGTAAATACAAAGAAGGCGGTCGACGCGCACAATTCTTTTAATTCCTCACAGTTCTTTCACGCGGTGTTCCTCAATAGAGTTCGTTTACGATGTAAGCGTCCAACGCTGTGAGACCACTGGCGTTGACAACATCGGGATTCGTTTAGAAAAGATGAATTAAACCAGTCGTTTCCATTGGGTGGTTTCGCTGTAAATATCAGTCGGGTGTTGCCttgtgaaagcaaaaaaaaaagcatcttctCAAAACCAAAACTAAAGTTTGCGTTTTATTTTAACGAcgagttaaaataaaataacaatttgtgaataatataaacattaaaaaagaaaatttagtAAACCGTGCCGATAATGATGGCCTCAAGTACATTTTCTCACCTAAATGTTCAAGAGCACGCTTTCATTAAAAGCTCCATTCTGCGCGTTTCATCCATGTAGTAGTCCACATATTCGTAGTTTATGCATCGATATGGCAATCTGCATGTCCGGGTACGTTTCCCTTGAGAGACTAAACTTGTTCTCACTTCGCAGGAGAACTTTTTTTTCCGCTCTTGAATTTGCCACAGTCGGTCCACCCCCCTTCGCGCGAGCGCACTTTATTTCCGGGTTTCGGTGCACAGAGAAATTAAAGCAGGCTGTTACAGTTAGCTGTTTTCAGGAGGACCTTTTAGCGTGCTTCTAATAGTATGCcttattattcatgttttagaTGACCGAAGGTCTTTTACTAAAACATACATCTCGTTTGAATGATTTTGCTTTAGTCTCGTATCGCCTAGTCACTGATTTCATAACGAAAAGGCGAGAAAATGATCATTCCCAGTTTCAGATGAAGGTTTTTTCAGGGAGTGTTTCTAACATCACGTGTCACCAAAACCACGCCGCTTTTGTCACTAAATCTGCTAGCAGCTTATCCATACTTGTCCCGGTTAAACCTGTTGTTCATAAGAAAGCCCCACCTGACAGCGGTGAAAGCAATCTAGCCAAAACCGAAACACGGGCAAAAACTGAGTCTGAGTCAGAGAtgtgaacttaaaaaaaatcccattcgGCTTTTAGCCCGCTTCTGACACACGCAGGCTAAATTAAACATTCaccatctttctctctcactgatGTAAACAAAGCAGTAGCAAGTCCCCTACCACAACACAAACTCGGTTTCACGTAGGTTAATGGTAAACTAATGTATGCATAGACACCAAAAACGGGGTTTCTGCGGGATTTATTAAGTTTTTAGACACTTTTTAGACATCTTGTAAACGCAATAAACTGAAAGGGAACGCGACATAAATACGTAGCCCACTCGTGATGGTCGGTGTCATGGAAACGTGTTTTGAGAATTGTACAAAATTAGCAACGCTAATTTTTCTCCCCCAAGTTTGAGAATACAACTTTCAACAGgttactttttaatgaataaaaaacgcTTGAATGCCTGTGTCCCCAACCAATGCGGACCGTTTAACAAACACACTGCGAAAATAGTTTTCCCCTAGTAGCCTGTCGCTTTGTTTttcggtttgtttgttttattatttacaatgcTAATTCAAAATGCTTTGCGTATGAAGGGaattaaaacatacagaaacGATTGCAGCCCACATAACGCGGTGCAAATGTCTCAAGAATCTTAAATCGAGTTACATTTACTCGAGAAGCTAATTCGTTAAATCGCGTAggtttatgattaaaacaataatgtcCGTCATACCTCCCAGACAGATAGGTTACGTATTTTGCGTTTTGTTCAGAGGCCCTGGGAAATACGGCCTTGCTGATTGCATTTCTGCGAACGAATTGCAGCTAAATCGCATGTTTTTGGCGAAACAGCTACCTCTGCTGGTTGGAAGCGTGTGTTTTCATTCGCTGCGAGCCCAGGATCCAGGCCAACATTACATCAGTACAACTGCTGAGATGTCTCCGCTAATGTGATTTCGCGCAGGAATGCGTGAACAGGATGCGCTCGCTTCAGATTCTTCTAAAGTCTTCTCAATTTGATGAACGTTATCACGCTACTCTTTTTTCCCCCAGTCGCGGTCCATAAGGGACGCCGCGCGTTGATTGGGTGCTTCATGCAAAGAGTTAATAAACACACGAAGgacagcattttttatttcaaacgtCATACAGAAGGGCGTGATAAACCCCACTCGCTTCcaggatataaaaaaaatctcacgtTGCTGGGTAACACAAATAAGCGCAAAATAATGATCGGCACGCAGCCATCACAAACAAAATATTGTTAAGCAGATTAGTCCCCACTTATCCCGCCGCGTTCATGCGCGCTTTCCAGAGGCGCGGAGTTACCTCCTTCGTCCTCGTCTTGCTTTCCGTTCGCGATCTCCCCGGAATCGGCGAGAGGAAAGACGGGTGCGCAACAGCGGAGTCGGAACGGTTCGATACCGCGCGAACGGAGAGGAATCAGCGGAGCGCGGAAGAATAATGATCCCGGATTTTCTTTGCGCCCAGAGGAGAAAACCGCAgcgatgaataaataaacagggCGGTTGTAAAACTCCGCGCGGATCGGCCAGTCGTGACCACGGGAGGCTACGCATGCACGATCGTTTCGTGTCGATACGAGTCAGCGCGTGAGAAGACCTCCAGACGCATAGGCGCTCTCAGAATGCGGGCGTGAGAAAACGCATAGGCTACTACTACGGCGGGGGAATTAAAGTGCAGCGGCGGGCGAGGAAACGTCTTGAGGGCCAGGGGGTGTGTGCGACTGCAGGACACCACCAGCATGTCGAACCGAAAGCACCGGGACAACCAGGAGATATGCGCCCGCAAGGTCCGAGAGCTCGCCCAGACGGGAGTGAACAAGCACTGCTTCGAGTGCAGCCAGCCCGGGGTGACTTACATCGATATCACCGTGGGCTGCTTCGTGTGCACGTCGTGCTCCGGAATGCTGTGAGTAGCGATAACAGTGGTCGCGTCGAgatgcttgtgtgtttttttcgcTCGGGCTATTCTTCAGCAAACTCTGGGAAATGCAACGCGGCGCCGTCGGCGTGAGTTCTGGGACGTCGCGTTTACGCCGAAGACGGTCGGTAATTACTACTTTGTCGTTTTCAGGCGTGCCCCCAAGCCTCGCTCGCGTTACGTACCGTTTCGTCACGATTTCAGGTTTGGCATTCACCTAAGCGCGTTTTCTGCATGTCAGCGGAGGAATGGCGTGTTTACACCGCAGTTTCTGCACGATTTCAGTATGCATCTGCACTCACGGACACTGGAAAGGGGGGGAAAGGCAGCCCTCTTCCTTCACGGTTTTGTAATTTGTTGCTGCAAGAGGTTCTTGCGGCTTACTATCACGTTCACGGCCCCGTCACGTCCTGCATCGTTTATCCCACTGtttgtgttcaaataaatgccaacCCTTTGAACGCTTCTTACCGGTTTCGCGTTTAACCGCAcagtttgtttctgtttcaggAGAGGGCTCAACCCACCCCACAGAGTTAAGTCTATTTCCATGACAACCTTCTCCCAACAGGAAGTGGAGTTTCTGCAAAACCATGGCAACGAGGTGAGTGACAGGTCTACTAGTACATAAATGATGCTGTGCCAGTTTCTGAACAGGAGACAGTTGGCTTTTATTTTTGAGGCAACATAGGCTCAAATcaatttctttcttcattttttaacatatttttaaagacttATTTTTTTGAGTCGATATATGTCGAGTTAATCatcaaaatgtgttaatttagattttaaattgtacatcATATGCCATATTATATAAcggaaaatgtcaaaatcagaATATAGGGTTACTAACATCAATGgggaagctttttttttttgccatcacAATGGTAAAAATTCCTGACCCCTGAACTAACGAGTAAACCCAAAGCTTCAAAATAAACATAGCACTGAGCAGCTAGTCATGCAAAGGAGGCGTTCAGATAGGAGTCTTAAGcaaaaactaacattaaaaaggAACCTATTACACGCATATACAGATATAAAGATTACACAGCgctaaaacagaaaatgtaaaacatatttagcATAGACATATGTTATGTCTCATATGAACAACCACATAAGTAACATACTCTAAATACTATTAATAGAAAATACCACATGTATAAGGGATAGACTTTCACAGTTTATTTTCGGCTGTATTTCTTAAGTGGATGTGTGTCAAAGTGCATACGTAAAACCACCTAGTCCATCCTCAGAAATGAAagactgaaaacatttgaagtCTTCAGTAAtataaactgcaaaaacaagTTACGTAGTAGTGCTTTGAGCAAATGCTAGATATCTTGACACTAAGCCTCTGTTAAgtcatttctgtttaaatggtGTGTGGGCAcagcatgatatatatatatatatatatatatatatatatatatatatatatatatatagagagagagagagagagagagagagagatagatttTTTAGCACATAATATACTGAGGCTTTCCCATGAGCGTGCGAGCAAATCTGAATGGGGTTCAAGTACAGACACTGCTCTTTCGCTCCCCGACcgacacacacatactcacattCACACCCACGATTGGCACTACAGGATTCTCGCTCGTTGCAGTTGAAGCCAACTCTGAATGCTCACAGGGTGGGCGCCGTTGCTTGTATAACACTGGCAAAAAATTCATCTGACTCATTCCTCCTCTTACTGTCAGTAAAGCGCTTCGAGTATGAGAAGGAACGGACAGGCGCAGCAAATATCAATGCTAGTGATGAAGCgcatgatgaataaaaaaaacaccgcTAAATCGTTACTAATCCGTACACAGATCACAAAGCGTAACCCAGCCTGAGAAATTGCATCTAAGCTTATTCGATGGAAAAAATCTACATTTGGACtccttttttgtcatttgtctaATTTGTTAAATCGCATTGGAACTGAGAGTTTCCTTGTAATGCGACAAACAGTAGCAGTTTGACATGTTTACATTAACTATTAATGTGCAGtaataataaagcttttaaGTTAATTGCAAACATAACCGCAAAGATGCAACATGCTTTATAAGTAAAATATCTCCTCTGAAGTCTCCAAGCAAGTACTTAGATGATTAGCCTGTAACAGACTGTATAAACTGAAGCTTTAAAAGAAGATTAACTATGTTCTTGGTTTACGGGGTCGTTAGGTAGGAAGAAGGACCTGGCTCTGCATATTTGACCCCAAAACAGATGGCTGTTTTGACGCACGTGACACACAGAAGCTGAAAGAGTTCTTGCAGGACAAAtatgagagaaagaaatggTGAGTGTGAttataaaagcagttttagTGTGGATCAATACACGCCTTAAAGCGCTCTGCCTTTTCTCCCTGCATTATATACGGATGAAAAAGTAGAAGAATGCGATACTAAGAAGCGTCTGTTTTTCCAGGCATTTCTGTAAAAGTAAGATCCGCAGGGATGTGAATGAGTCACCATGGGCTCCAGGGGTTCAGGCCGTTCCAGCTCCACACGGACCCGCTCAGAACCAGCCTCCTCCCGGACATCCTCTGAACCCCACAGCCCGGCCCACCCGTACGCTGGTGAGACGAACAAGGAAAGCTCagggatgaaaaaaagagatttgaatgagagaaattacaaaaagtatttttttttttattggtttattacatttattattacgcTAAATGAGAAccgtgttattattttttatattatcattagATAACAGAGCAAAAAtgaactttcttctttcagacaaatccaatcagagtaatattttacatttttcatggCCGCTCCAAGCTTTTCCATGTGGATGAATTGGCGTTTGCTGTATCTACTTTTGAAGACGTGAAATAAAGTGCAGGCATCTGTAATAAAACGTCCCTCGCACGGCTCTGGGGGGTGAATAAAGACCCCCTGTGGCGAATCCATGTGTTATTGAAAGattaatatccatatttcaaacgtaATAAAAACGCTCTCGCTTCTGCTGACTGTGGTAGGAGGAAGAAGTTCAAACATATGGCGTCAGAAGTATACATCGCATGATTAGTGACGagcgaggagagagagagaacaaatttacatgcaattattttataaagatAAAGGGGAAAAACAGGTTTAGCGTCAGCAAAGAATTCTAAAACTGTAATCTCACTTCAGTGAGCTAGATGTAATAATGAACTGATATGAGCACGTTTGTGAGAGTGAAAGAGGGTTTTGGATGGAGCTGTCTAATTTGCTTTTATCTCTGATCTTAAAAAAACAGCCCCAAAATGTGTCACACTGAGGGTGCTGATCTGatttttaatactgtatgtgtgtgtgtgcgtattcCCACAGTCCCAGTCCCAGTTGTCAATATGGGAcagagctcctgctgtctcCCCAGCTGATAGCCGTACTGAGGTGTTCACTGCCAGGCCAACTCGCTCACAGAGCTTCAGAGATCATCCCATTAAAGGTACAGCCTTCAGACTCTCTTCTCTACCCATCTGCTCTTCTTTCCTTTCCTCAATCtgtttttgttcctcttttCCGGTCTTCTCTTCGCCTCATTCTGTCTTGTCTACCCCTCCCTCCTCTTCTCATTATTAACACGGATATACTGTACCGTGGGTCATCATTAGGCTATGATTTATTCTTtgaatctttatttaaatattttaatgtccGTTCCTCACTCTCTGTCTAAGACACGTTGTTAAGTGGTATGGAGAGACAGAGGCCAGGAACAATTTCTTCTGGAATGGGACACCAGAATCATCCCTCCTCATTTCCAGCCCTTCCACGCCCTTCAGGTacaaaaacgcacacacacacacatatcacataaaatacatttctcgAAGTATGTAATGGAGCCCAAATAGTTCACACTGAAAATCTGAGgcttcttttctattttaacctggaaataatttttttttacacttaacgtgaaaaaaaactatttgtgttatgatttcaaatgaaaagtaagttatataaaattgaaaataatatattcaatgtaattcagataaaaaaagtaatatttcagATTCTGCATTATTGCTAAACCACTAATCAACTGTAATTTTGTGACTTTCAAGTAAATGAAATTCATATGAAATTCACgtacattttagttttgcaCTTTTCAGTGACAAAATCATAAAACCTTTTATATTCAATTGAAAATAAGCGTTTTAATCTGCAGTCTCAAAATTACAAATTGCAGTGTATATCTACATTTCTGTAGTGTGTAAAAAGTCATCCCTAAAATTTTTCTTCACTACACGCTATTGAACAGTTTCATTTAATCTCGCCTTCCTTTTTTTGATCCTTTATTTCACAGCAAGTAGCACTTTCAAAAACAGCTTTACTTTAGGTAAGTCACTTAAACCTCTATATGTGATAATGAGTGATTGTGCAGTGCAAGACACTAGACAGCTATACGTCCGACCATCTGGTTGCAGTGCTGAGTGAGCCAGCCAtgacaaacagaaagaaaatgcattcaCTAGTGTGCAGATATAACGTTTGGGCATGTGTGAGGATATCATCgagagagaaatagaaagaGGTAGAGGAAAAGCTTGACGCTATGCAGAATCGAACCCCCATGGAATAATGCTGTTAACAGGAAACCAGTGGAAAAACTATGGTTTAGATCAAGATCAAATGACCAAGCTAGTCTAAGTGTAAGATAAATACATTCACGTCAGCAGTTTGTGCTCACAGTATTATATAATCTGAGCTATAAACATTAAGaagctattttaaaaaacaccttAGCTCAGTTCAGCCCAGCTTCAGGGATGTTTCTCACTGCAGTGGCCTCAGACAGAGTTTCTAAATACCAAGAGTGCCATGCTAAAGTCACAGAATGATATTGAATGTGTCCTGCACCCGCTCCAGCCAGCTACTTCAAAGCCCTACATCACAGCTCTGCCAGGTCAAGGAGAGACAATCTGCTCTTTGATAATGAAAAAGGCACAGGCTTTAAAGTAAAggtatatttagaaaattgcCCAGACCAGCGCCTGCTTTCTTTCACGTCTGTACTCACTCGTAACCTGTTGATGTGGAAGAATGTGTCAAATTATTTGCAGAATATACTGGagtgttaatattatattatattatattatattatattatattatgttaatataacTATCAACTCAGACTTTTGTCTCAATAATGACCAATTGGCTGCTTATTACTAGttagtagttgttaagtttaagtattgtGTATGATTAGGGATGCTGAATGTAGCCATGCAgcatatgtgctttataagtgctaataaacagctaatatgttaataataagcataataattggtccctatactaaaatGTTACCATATTATACTAGGATGTGAATTAATCatgttatatattaaacttCATCACCTTATGGACAAGATCATCACAACTCATGCAGCTTTTTTGAGGAAAGGGGTGTAGTTTTCTGAAGTGATCAGACTTACGATTCTTACCTCACAGGCAATAAATACAGGCAGAAAATCCTATAAACTAACATCAAAGTGGGGACATGAGCCATATCCAGATTAGACTAGAATATCATAGAAACTCAGGGGTGAGTACTTTTGACTTGGGCCAGTGAGCAGctacctagcaaccacccagaacaccttagcaacaacTGAATGGTGCTGCATAGAAGTGTTATATACTAacatatttattagtatttagaAACAAACGTTATTTCtatacttttgtgtgtgttttttttaatgcatttattaagtgcttttggcattttgtttttttttaggtaattttgtttttccagttatttgtttcagtttaagttttagtatttttactgctttaacttgaacttttattttaattagttgtcAAGGCAACATAGTTCAATtcagttaaattattttatataatagctTTAGGCAACAACAACACTGACTGTAACAGAGTTTAGAGCACAATAACTGATAGCCTTTGTGATTGGTTTAGGTCGCACTCTGTCAACTGGGGGTGGAGCTCCATTTAGAGCTTTCCCTAAATCGCTGAGTTTGGATTTTGGGGGTCTAAGCCACGCCCACAACACCCTAAGTTCTGCTGCCCCGCCCCCTGTCACTCAGGATAAGTATGCAGCCTTATCACAGCTTGATAAAGTGTTCTCAGACAGCACACCTATCACAGGTAAGAAAAAAGGTTCTGGGTATCATCTCTGTTTTTACTTATAACATTGTTAAGCAAATAAGATAACTCCAAACAAAATCTCAATCTTTTAAATAACcctaaagagttttttttttgctacagtCTATAGATTTGACCGTcccttttatgtttttgtagcCATTACAACAGCTCCCTCTGATGGACCGCCTCAGTATAGCACCCTTTTTAGTAACAGACTATCCTCCAGTTCCACCCCTGCAAGGTAAAAACTTTCAATAAAATAGAAGGTATTGCACGTAAGCCCGAACAAAATAGAAAACGATATCTTCCCACCCAATATTACTGTTAAGATGTTTGTTAATGGCTAATGCCATTTTTCGCTTGTTCTTGTTTTCCGCAATTCatctatttttctctctttttcagctCCCCAGGCGTTCCAGAGACCACTTCTGGATCTCA is drawn from Puntigrus tetrazona isolate hp1 chromosome 7, ASM1883169v1, whole genome shotgun sequence and contains these coding sequences:
- the agfg2 gene encoding arf-GAP domain and FG repeat-containing protein 2 isoform X1, giving the protein MSNRKHRDNQEICARKVRELAQTGVNKHCFECSQPGVTYIDITVGCFVCTSCSGMLRGLNPPHRVKSISMTTFSQQEVEFLQNHGNEVGRRTWLCIFDPKTDGCFDARDTQKLKEFLQDKYERKKWHFCKSKIRRDVNESPWAPGVQAVPAPHGPAQNQPPPGHPLNPTARPTRTLSQSQLSIWDRAPAVSPADSRTEVFTARPTRSQSFRDHPIKDTLLSGMERQRPGTISSGMGHQNHPSSFPALPRPSASSTFKNSFTLGRTLSTGGGAPFRAFPKSLSLDFGGLSHAHNTLSSAAPPPVTQDKYAALSQLDKVFSDSTPITAITTAPSDGPPQYSTLFSNRLSSSSTPASSPGVPETTSGSQTFANFPNPFNSTAGCAQPVLSPSNPFKSTASDDASSSSSVVFPQSVSFPAPTTQSAFSHQQSSNQEANGFNSFPAPESVPKVPRPMSVNPFTGNVYPSRGASLNPFI
- the agfg2 gene encoding arf-GAP domain and FG repeat-containing protein 2 isoform X2, producing the protein MSNRKHRDNQEICARKVRELAQTGVNKHCFECSQPGVTYIDITVGCFVCTSCSGMLRGLNPPHRVKSISMTTFSQQEVEFLQNHGNEVGRRTWLCIFDPKTDGCFDARDTQKLKEFLQDKYERKKWHFCKSKIRRDVNESPWAPGVQAVPAPHGPAQNQPPPGHPLNPTARPTRTLSQSQLSIWDRAPAVSPADSRTEVFTARPTRSQSFRDHPIKDTLLSGMERQRPGTISSGMGHQNHPSSFPALPRPSASSTFKNSFTLGRTLSTGGGAPFRAFPKSLSLDFGGLSHAHNTLSSAAPPPVTQDKYAALSQLDKVFSDSTPITAITTAPSDGPPQYSTLFSNRLSSSSTPASSPGVPETTSGSQTFANFPNPFNSTAGCAQPVLSPSNPFKSTASGFNSFPAPESVPKVPRPMSVNPFTGNVYPSRGASLNPFI
- the agfg2 gene encoding arf-GAP domain and FG repeat-containing protein 2 isoform X3 produces the protein MTTFSQQEVEFLQNHGNEVGRRTWLCIFDPKTDGCFDARDTQKLKEFLQDKYERKKWHFCKSKIRRDVNESPWAPGVQAVPAPHGPAQNQPPPGHPLNPTARPTRTLSQSQLSIWDRAPAVSPADSRTEVFTARPTRSQSFRDHPIKDTLLSGMERQRPGTISSGMGHQNHPSSFPALPRPSASSTFKNSFTLGRTLSTGGGAPFRAFPKSLSLDFGGLSHAHNTLSSAAPPPVTQDKYAALSQLDKVFSDSTPITAITTAPSDGPPQYSTLFSNRLSSSSTPASSPGVPETTSGSQTFANFPNPFNSTAGCAQPVLSPSNPFKSTASDDASSSSSVVFPQSVSFPAPTTQSAFSHQQSSNQEANGFNSFPAPESVPKVPRPMSVNPFTGNVYPSRGASLNPFI